A portion of the Trachemys scripta elegans isolate TJP31775 chromosome 11, CAS_Tse_1.0, whole genome shotgun sequence genome contains these proteins:
- the TWIST2 gene encoding twist-related protein 2 — protein MEESSSSPVSPVDSLGTSEEELERQPKRFGRKRRYSKKSSEDGSPNPVKRGKKSSPSSQSYEELQSQRILANVRERQRTQSLNEAFAALRKIIPTLPSDKLSKIQTLKLAARYIDFLYQVLQSDEMDNKMTSCSYVAHERLSYAFSVWRMEGAWSMSASH, from the coding sequence ATGGAAGAAAGTTCCAGTTCTCCTGTTTCCCCTGTGGATAGCTTGGGGACCAGTGAAGAGGAGCTGGAAAGGCAGCCAAAGAGATTTGGCAGGAAGAGGAGATACAGTAAGAAATCCAGTGAAGATGGCAGCCCCAACCCAGtcaagagggggaaaaagtcCAGTCCCAGCTCCCAATCTTATGAAGAACTCCAAAGCCAAAGGATCTTGGCCAAtgtcagagagaggcagaggactCAGTCCCTCAATGAAGCCTTCGCAGCCCTGAGGAAAATCATCCCTACGTTGCCCTCTGACAAACTCAGTAAAATCCAGACTCTCAAACTCGCAGCCAGGTACATAGACTTCCTCTACCAGGTCCTACAGAGTGACGAGATGGACAATAAGATGACAAGCTGCAGCTATGTGGCCCATGAGCGGCTTAGTTATGCCTTTTCAGTGTGGAGGATGGAAGGAGCTTGGTCCATGTCTGCCTCCCACTAG